Proteins from one Nicotiana tabacum cultivar K326 chromosome 23, ASM71507v2, whole genome shotgun sequence genomic window:
- the LOC107826445 gene encoding scarecrow-like protein 14, with protein sequence MVMDKNYKGLYEATSAIQIKDEDLSFFPDLNLINNLRVRDHNLVQRNQPDVLVPSAVDNSHEDYDFSDVVLKYISQMLMEENIEEKACMFQESAALQAAERSFYEVIGEKYPPSSNREMPNLREIEGRYPVDCSSSNYYSCVSDVSDGLLCPNWNPDIGGDSDSSHAQHFPVDGAGASTSQSSHSSPSSSGTVTDAHLDSPVNSIQIPDIFSDSESIMQFKKGVEEASKFLPTGNSLLLDVRYNVVGKEDNEYGKNAVVKVENWGKHQSPEGSRGKKNVHHDDVDAMEERSNKQSAVFAESTVRSEMFDRVLLCSGGKNESALRESWQTVSSKNTPEDGLPKGSNGRKSRGKRQGSKRDTVDLRTILTLCAQAVAADDRRTANEFLKQIRQNSSSMGDGMQRLAHYVANGLEARMAGSGTQIYTALISMPTSAADVLKAYQLFLAACPFRKLSNFFSNKTIMNVAERAKTVHIIDFGIMYGFQWPCFIQRLSSRPGGPPKLRITGIDFPNPGFRPAERVEETGKRLANYAESFNVPFEFKAIAKKWETIKVEDLEIRKDEVLVVNCLYRFRNLLDETVVANSPRDIVLNLIRTLKPDVFIQGIVNGAYNAPFFITRFREALFHYSSVFDMLEANIPREIHERMLIEKIIFGREVMNVVACEAAERIERPETYKQWQVRNIRAGFRQLPLNEEIMRMAKERVKAYHKDFVIDVDGHWLLQGWKGRIIYALSTWKAAY encoded by the coding sequence ATGGTCATGGATAAAAACTATAAGGGGCTATATGAGGCAACATCTGCAATTCAAATAAAGGATGAAGATTTATCATTTTTTCCGGATCTGAATTTAATTAACAATCTCAGAGTTAGGGATCATAATTTAGTCCAAAGAAATCAACCTGATGTTTTAGTTCCATCGGCTGTTGATAACTCTCATGAAGATTATGATTTTAGTGATGTAGTGCTTAAGTACATAAGTCAAATGCTTATGGAAGAGAATATTGAAGAGAAGGCTTGTATGTTTCAAGAATCTGCAGCTCTTCAAGCTGCTGAAAGATCGTTTTATGAAGTTATCGGAGAGAAGTATCCTCCTTCGTCCAATCGGGAAATGCCCAATTTACGTGAGATCGAGGGGCGGTACCCTGTGGATTGTAGTAGTAGTAATTATTATAGTTGTGTAAGTGATGTTAGTGATGGCTTACTATGCCCAAATTGGAATCCTGATATTGGTGGTGATAGTGACTCTTCACATGCTCAACATTTTCCGGTTGATGGTGCTGGTGCTTCGACTTCTCAGTCGTCCCACAGTTCGCCAAGCAGCTCCGGAACTGTCACCGATGCACATTTGGATTCGCCCGTGAACTCGATTCAGATACCGGACATATTTAGCGATAGTGAGTCTATCATGCAGTTTAAGAAAGGCGTCGAGGAAGCAAGTAAGTTCCTTCCTACGGGTAATAGTTTGCTCCTTGATGTAAGGTATAATGTAGTGGGAAAGGAGGATAATGAATACGGAAAAAATGCAGTGGTGAAGGTGGAGAATTGGGGGAAGCATCAATCTCCTGAAGGGTCAAGAGGGAAGAAAAACGTTCATCACGATGATGTAGATGCTATGGAGGAGAGAAGTAACAAGCAATCTGCAGTTTTTGCTGAATCAACTGTTCGATCGGAAATGTTCGATAGAGTGTTGCTATGCAGTGGAGGGAAAAATGAATCTGCTCTTCGTGAGTCCTGGCAAACTGTATCCAGTAAAAATACTCCAGAGGACGGCCTTCCGAAGGGATCTAATGGTCGGAAGTCCCGCGGAAAGAGGCAGGGGAGTAAAAGAGATACAGTAGACTTAAGAACCATTTTGACACTTTGTGCGCAAGCTGTTGCTGCAGATGATCGAAGGACAGCAAATGAGTTTCTGAAGCAGATTAGGCAAAATTCTTCTTCGATGGGGGATGGGATGCAAAGGCTGGCCCATTACGTTGCCAATGGTCTTGAGGCACGCATGGCTGGTTCCGGTACTCAGATTTATACCGCCCTTATTTCCATGCCTACATCGGCAGCTGATGTCTTGAAAGCTTACCAGCTATTTCTCGCTGCTTGCCCGTTTAGAAAGCTCTCGAACTTCTTCTCGAATAAGACAATTATGAATGTAGCTGAAAGGGCTAAAACAGTACATATTATAGATTTCGGTATTATGTATGGCTTCCAATGGCCTTGCTTCATACAACGTCTCTCTTCTAGACCGGGTGGACCTCCCAAGCTTCGTATAACGGGGATAGATTTTCCAAATCCTGGTTTCCGACCAGCAGAGAGAGTTGAGGAAACAGGAAAGAGGTTAGCAAATTATGCCGAGAGTTTCAATGTTCCGTTTGAGTTTAAAGCTATAGCAAAGAAGTGGGAGACAATTAAAGTGGAGGATCTTGAGATCCGGAAGGACGAGGTTCTTGTAGTAAACTGCTTGTATCGGTTCAGGAATCTACTTGATGAGACTGTGGTTGCAAATAGTCCAAGAGATATTGTATTGAATCTCATCCGGACGTTGAAGCCTGATGTTTTCATACAGGGAATTGTAAACGGTGCTTATAACGCCCCGTTCTTTATCACACGATTCAGGGAGGCACTTTTTCACTACTCATCAGTATTTGATATGCTTGAAGCTAATATTCCCCGTGAAATTCATGAGAGAATGCTGATCGAAAAGATAATATTTGGGCGGGAGGTGATGAATGTCGTAGCATGTGAAGCTGCTGAGAGAATTGAGAGACCAGAAACCTATAAGCAATGGCAGGTTCGAAATATAAGAGCTGGTTTTAGGCAGCTTCCGTTGAACGAGGAGATCATGAGGATGGCGAAAGAGCGGGTGAAGGCATATCACAAGGATTTTGTGATTGATGTAGACGGTCATTGGCTACTGCAGGGATGGAAAGGTCGTATTATTTATGCACTTTCAACTTGGAAGGCAGCTTATTAA